The Aedes albopictus strain Foshan chromosome 1, AalbF5, whole genome shotgun sequence genomic interval CACAGTTGTAATGAGGGTTGCTTTTTTATTAGCCATTATActaagtgacaacaatgttgatgatgatattgattttcacgggttaggacgccgcctcctgtcaaattttcatttataaattttgattctgcgttccgtttcaccccgttccatgagcggaacgacgtttgaaccatttttagattgaacgatgtgcagattagagggggtcaaattaaaaagtgttcagattagatgaggtcaaaccaacgggggtagacggtattgaaCTTGTTCCACCTTGTTCTTTCTCGTTCGTCGCGCGCAATCTGACAGTTGCGCAAGGTGTTTGTTATTGTAGGTGATCAGCAAGGTTGGGCGGCATTCACACGGGGACAGTTGCAAAATTCCATCTGTAAATCGCAGTGTAAAAACTATTagctctgacggcagcaaaaatgcactcactccaatgggaaatcccatttgtatctgtcatcgtgtgcgtgaagaagtataaacaaacgtgttttgtctcgttttttctcacgtttgccatacgtctcccgccaggcggcagcactgcggcgctgtcAGGGCCTATGCGCAACATGACTCACGCGAGTAAACAGTAAACAGTGGCAAACGGAGGAATGAGAACAATGCGATCAAACTAAGCCCATCTCAAAAGAATGTGCTTAAAAGGCTTAAAGCGACGCTTCGAAAGTTTTCTTCAACTATCAtgacagcgctcgaagttctctttgacacaCTTTCATTTGTTCAACAGAATTGTTGAATTACTTGGAGACCCTAACTCGACCCATTTTTAATCAGATAATAAAACTTTTATGCGCTTTAAAAATCGATTACCTAATTCTGATTTTGTTTGCTCTATCCTCACCTATGTCTCTGTCTCTTTCTTTCACACACAAACTTTCACGTCTAAACCGAACAAATTTAtaattgtacctaccaacaaaaCACCAAAATTCGACCGACCTTCAGATTGCAAACCTCCACCACCAACACCACAACCAAAACCGTCACACAGTAGCTCAAAAGAATGTAAGTTTCGTTTCCCTGTCTGTGAATTCTTCTAAATGTTCATTTTATTGTGTTTTTTGTAACCTTCCCGATTTGTTCTCTGTATCTTCCCTTAGACCTTTGGTTGATATTATGTTCTCTTCCATTTTAGTTTAAGATTAGTTTCCTTCTCCTTTGTTAGATGTTTTGTTCATTTTCACAAGTTAGTTGAATAGTTGTCCTAATGAGGTTTCTTATTACCTTCTATTGCTAACAGGTTGCTAACTGGCGAATGGAGAAACTGGAGGTGGATTCCAAATCCGGCTCCGAAGAAGAATTTTTCGACTGTTTAGGTAAGATTTGGAAGACGAGTTTCCAGAATTAAAATCATTGGTGTTGTAGTAACGATGCTTAATTTGATTTTAACCAAATTTTCTTTAATGCATGCTTTATGATCATTTCTGGCACCTTAACCGTCAATAGCACGTGGTATGTTTTAATTTGATTTGGTTTATAGAACCTTAGAAGTTCGCTCTAGGAAACTTTCCGAATCAATGTCAATATCAATTTTACAGGTGATATGGGTGAGCACGCATCACTGGCCAAGTGGAGTTCGCTGGAGCTGCTCGCCGAGGAGGACGATAGTCCCCCAGTGCCAAGTGCTTCCAAGCATCAGGAGGACTCCATCTTTAGTCACAGTTACCTACAAAGAGTCGCATCCGAGCGCGGAAGTCGCCGGCCCACGCTCGGCGCATCGTCCAGTATAGACCGCGGCAACGGAACCGGTGATTCGCCACCCGGATCCCCAGGACTGCCGTCCTGTCCAACGACAGTGCTGGTACTCATCATGCACGCCGGCAGTGTTCTCGATGCCAACTCGGACATGACGGCGAAGAAATCCGACGTGACGACCTTCCGAGGGGCGTTCGAATCGGTGATGCGACAGCACTACCCCTCGTTGGTGGGCCACGTGGCGATTCGGCTGGTTCCGTGTCCGTCCGTGTGCACCGACGCGCTGGGAATTCTGTCCAGCCTCAGTCCATACTCGTTCGATGCTTCTCCGTCGACGGCCGACATTCCGACCCTAACGGACATCCCAATCGGAGCCATTCCACTGCTGACGACCTGCTCGCCGGATTTCCAGGATGCCGTGAACCGATCAGTTGCCAGTGCCAATATGGTGTACGCGGAGTTCCTGAAGACCGACGAGGGAAAAGGGTTTAACGGACAGGTGGCGTTGATCGGAGACTCCATGGGAGGTGTCCTGGCTCACGATGCCTTATGCAGAGTCACTGCCCGACATGGGAGCGAAGCTTCCGGGCTTGACCACATCGTAGACTTCATGGAAGTCAATGACCTGGATGTTAACAAGCTCCTGACAGCACCTTCGCCGCGGAGAAGATCCTCTTCTACCAGCGAATCGAGACTTCCAAAATTTGATTTCGAAGTTGGAGACTTCTTCATGTTCGGAAGTCCGTTGGCCGTTATCCTGGCAGCTCGGCGACTGAGCGATTCTCGTAGCGGGACCAACAAGCCGTCCTGCTCGCAAATCTACAACCTATTCCACCCGACCGATCCGACCGCGTCCCGATTGGAACCTCTGTTGAGTGCTCGCTTCTCAATGCTTGCTCCGGTCAATGTCCCTCGGTATGCCAAGTACCCTCTGGGCAACGGCCAGCCGTACCACCTCCTAGAATTGATCCAGTCTAGCCCGCAGATCTTCAGCGATGGTCCACCGCCTCGACGCCTATCGGATACATCGATACAAAGCACCATCTCCGGCATGATCGACAACGTCCCACTGACCACGATCAACCAACTTCAGCAGCGCTGGTGGGGTTCCAAACGCCTAGACTACGCTCTCTACTGTCCGGAAGGTCTAAGCAACTTTCCGGCACACGCTCTACCCCATCTGTTCCACGCCAGCTATTGGGAATCCAGTGACGTGATCGCCTTTATCTTACGACAGATCGGCCGATTCGACAATCTGACCCTCGTCGGTCCGGATGATAAGGAGATCTCGTCCTTCCGACCGGCGCAGGCTCGGGAGAAATGGAACAAAAAGCGGACCTCCGTCAAGCTGAAAAACGTGACGGCTAACCACCGGGCCAACGACGTGATCGTCAAGGACGGCGAACCTCAGAAGATGGTAGCCCGATTCATGTACGGACCACTGGACATGATCACCCTAGCCGGCGAAAAGGTCGATGTTCACATTATGAAGGACCCACCCGGTGGTGAATGGACCCTCATGGCGACGGAGACCACCGACAAGAATGGACGAATTACCTACGTTGTGTCGGACGAACGATCGCTAGGGTACGGAATCTACCCGGTAAAAATGGTTGTGCGAGGTGATCACACCTCTGTGGACTTCTACCTGGCCGTGGTACCTCCGCGGACGGAATGTGTCGTGTTCAGCATAGATGGCTCTTTCACGGCATCCGTCTCCGTAACCGGAAAGGACCCTAAGGTCCGGGCTGGTGCGGTTGACGTCTGCCGACACTGGCAAGAACTGGGCTACCTGCTGATCTACATTACCGGTCGACCGGACATGCAACAGCAACGGGTCATGTCCTGGCTAAGCCAGCATAACTTCCCTCACGGATTGGTATCCTTTGCCGACGGACTATCTACGGATCCCCTAGGTCACAAGGCAGCCTATTTGAACAATCTGATTCAGAATCATGGAGTGGTTGTCCATCTCGCTTACGGAAGTAGCAAGGACATCAGCGTCTACACCAGTATCGGATTGAAACCCAAGCAGATCTTCATCGTTGGGAAGGTAAGTTGACCTTCAATTTCCATGGTTGTCATAACTAAAATAAATTCTTCCCGTTTAAGGTGAGCAAAAAGCTCCAACCCCTGGCGACCCCATTGACCGAAGGTTACGCCTCCCACCTGGCATCGCTGATAACCCCTGGGGGTTCGCGTGCCGCCCAGGGCAACGCCCGCATGGTCATCCCACGGGGCTGCTTCAATCTACCCGGCCAGAATCAATCCATTCGCAGGCGAAGGTTTGTTCCCGGTTAACTGTAATGGCTGCCACAGCCGGTGCTCATTCCCCCCGTACTCTCACCACTACTACAACGACCCGGACACCCGAAACCAGCACGCTCCACGCCTGTTTGTATGTTTCCCTGatcaccaccatcaccaccaccaccaccaccactttcGCCGCAAACGATCAAGACACGATTCCTCTCTCGACAACTCTCCATGTGTACCGGTTTGTTTTGTTGTCAACGTAATATCCGTTATAGTTGGACCTGTAACAAGCACTTAGACCGCGTCACATCCACCCCCCAACTGCTAACACTTCCCCGACACCCCCTCTTCAATCTTCAAAACCCGACGATGATCTACAACTTCAGCTATTTCTACTCAATCACTCCAGCAACGAGGCAGGAGTGTCCTCGCCAGCCCGCAGCGGATTTCTCAAACGGAAGACATATCTACACTAAGCAGAGAAGGGTGGAGCTGCGAGAGGTTTCGAAACTTCTCTAGAGGAACTACTTTTAACGATTTACGATTTTACGACCGCAACTTGCTCTACTATCAACGCATTCACATGCGGAGCCGTCTGTCTGGTGAGGACTCGTGGATCAGATGCTGAGAGGAGGCAACACACACTGGGAACTATGGTTGGATCTGTCACTTGGTAAGTAAGGGTTTTTGGTTGCCTATTTCCTAATAGGTATTTTGCATAAATCGATTCAGAAAGCACGTCAATATGCAAtgccacggtgcccccacagaccgttattataaaataaaaatgtccatcaaaactaagttcagggatcgaatcctggtgccattctgcacttctgggcaaatttttaaaataatccctaggaggaatctcgagaaatctcgatttgatgttttatactaagaaatttcaaagaaatccatgttcagattcaacaatatcgcagaaatacctacaaaaaaagtccccaaagtattcaaagttgtttcaaacaaatatatatttaccaacgcaacttttattatacatatttactactcacccaactcaattaactgactaaactgacataagtatgtttttccaagccatgcatcggttttaACGTAAGCATTAAAAAGCGATTCTCCCTtttgttttatgaacatattacacatcccagtgttatacattaaaattttccctaattctacaacatgtttactatattacgaggaaccaaccctccgaagaccacaaagggatctaagatatgtggaaaaagttattgactgaaaaccgaatagcatggaaacgctgtttaacatgtaaggaataacaataaataatcaaatctcgtcattttatcgatcgggtaaggcttcaaACTTTTTTCCACGaacttcgcatcgctttgcggtcttcggagg includes:
- the LOC109428419 gene encoding protein retinal degeneration B isoform X1, with the protein product MLIKEYRIPLPLTVEEYRIAQLYMIAKKSREESKGAGSGVEIIVNEPYEDGPGGKGGQYTRKIYHVGSHLPGWIKGLLPKSALTVEEEAWNAYPYTKTRYTCPFVEKFSLEIETYYFGDNGHQENVFKLSGSDLRNRLVDTIDIVKDQLYGADYIKEEDPTLYCSEKTGRGPLGDNWLAEYWDEVRDKAQPTARNMSLMCAYKLCRVEFRYWGMQTKLEKFIHDVALRKTMVRAHRQAWAWQDEWYGLTMDDIREIERQTQLALQKKMGNEDDDDEDPSASENNSRQSNQFNSIEKTEENSTPQVMKKPTIAPPSPPLQQKQTRQQQYGQVPILQQPPKARKHVAMVTTSTAAEDSSDEEDEEEDEDEEAEEEEAANLHSQQSNHLGSGGTGVAKHFAGSKGQLHSPLGSAHSFDLQIANLHHQHHNQNRHTVAQKNVANWRMEKLEVDSKSGSEEEFFDCLGDMGEHASLAKWSSLELLAEEDDSPPVPSASKHQEDSIFSHSYLQRVASERGSRRPTLGASSSIDRGNGTGDSPPGSPGLPSCPTTVLVLIMHAGSVLDANSDMTAKKSDVTTFRGAFESVMRQHYPSLVGHVAIRLVPCPSVCTDALGILSSLSPYSFDASPSTADIPTLTDIPIGAIPLLTTCSPDFQDAVNRSVASANMVYAEFLKTDEGKGFNGQVALIGDSMGGVLAHDALCRVTARHGSEASGLDHIVDFMEVNDLDVNKLLTAPSPRRRSSSTSESRLPKFDFEVGDFFMFGSPLAVILAARRLSDSRSGTNKPSCSQIYNLFHPTDPTASRLEPLLSARFSMLAPVNVPRYAKYPLGNGQPYHLLELIQSSPQIFSDGPPPRRLSDTSIQSTISGMIDNVPLTTINQLQQRWWGSKRLDYALYCPEGLSNFPAHALPHLFHASYWESSDVIAFILRQIGRFDNLTLVGPDDKEISSFRPAQAREKWNKKRTSVKLKNVTANHRANDVIVKDGEPQKMVARFMYGPLDMITLAGEKVDVHIMKDPPGGEWTLMATETTDKNGRITYVVSDERSLGYGIYPVKMVVRGDHTSVDFYLAVVPPRTECVVFSIDGSFTASVSVTGKDPKVRAGAVDVCRHWQELGYLLIYITGRPDMQQQRVMSWLSQHNFPHGLVSFADGLSTDPLGHKAAYLNNLIQNHGVVVHLAYGSSKDISVYTSIGLKPKQIFIVGKVSKKLQPLATPLTEGYASHLASLITPGGSRAAQGNARMVIPRGCFNLPGQNQSIRRRSNEAGVSSPARSGFLKRKTYLH
- the LOC109428419 gene encoding protein retinal degeneration B isoform X2, with product MLIKEYRIPLPLTVEEYRIAQLYMIAKKSREESKGAGSGVEIIVNEPYEDGPGGKGGQYTRKIYHVGSHLPGWIKGLLPKSALTVEEEAWNAYPYTKTRYTCPFVEKFSLEIETYYFGDNGHQENVFKLSGSDLRNRLVDTIDIVKDQLYGADYIKEEDPTLYCSEKTGRGPLGDNWLAEYWDEVRDKAQPTARNMSLMCAYKLCRVEFRYWGMQTKLEKFIHDVALRKTMVRAHRQAWAWQDEWYGLTMDDIREIERQTQLALQKKMGNEDDDDEDPSASENNSRQSNQFNSIEKTEENSTPQVMKKPTIAPPSPPLQQKQTRQQQYGQVPILQQPPKARKHVAMVTTSTAAEDSSDEEDEEEDEDEEAEEEEAANLHSQQSNHLGSGGTGVAKHFAGSKGQLHSPLGSAHSFDLQVANWRMEKLEVDSKSGSEEEFFDCLGDMGEHASLAKWSSLELLAEEDDSPPVPSASKHQEDSIFSHSYLQRVASERGSRRPTLGASSSIDRGNGTGDSPPGSPGLPSCPTTVLVLIMHAGSVLDANSDMTAKKSDVTTFRGAFESVMRQHYPSLVGHVAIRLVPCPSVCTDALGILSSLSPYSFDASPSTADIPTLTDIPIGAIPLLTTCSPDFQDAVNRSVASANMVYAEFLKTDEGKGFNGQVALIGDSMGGVLAHDALCRVTARHGSEASGLDHIVDFMEVNDLDVNKLLTAPSPRRRSSSTSESRLPKFDFEVGDFFMFGSPLAVILAARRLSDSRSGTNKPSCSQIYNLFHPTDPTASRLEPLLSARFSMLAPVNVPRYAKYPLGNGQPYHLLELIQSSPQIFSDGPPPRRLSDTSIQSTISGMIDNVPLTTINQLQQRWWGSKRLDYALYCPEGLSNFPAHALPHLFHASYWESSDVIAFILRQIGRFDNLTLVGPDDKEISSFRPAQAREKWNKKRTSVKLKNVTANHRANDVIVKDGEPQKMVARFMYGPLDMITLAGEKVDVHIMKDPPGGEWTLMATETTDKNGRITYVVSDERSLGYGIYPVKMVVRGDHTSVDFYLAVVPPRTECVVFSIDGSFTASVSVTGKDPKVRAGAVDVCRHWQELGYLLIYITGRPDMQQQRVMSWLSQHNFPHGLVSFADGLSTDPLGHKAAYLNNLIQNHGVVVHLAYGSSKDISVYTSIGLKPKQIFIVGKVSKKLQPLATPLTEGYASHLASLITPGGSRAAQGNARMVIPRGCFNLPGQNQSIRRRSNEAGVSSPARSGFLKRKTYLH